The following coding sequences lie in one Thermodesulforhabdaceae bacterium genomic window:
- a CDS encoding ABC transporter permease gives MRGWMAIYYREILILKQRFFRQLASMSVMPLLYIVAFGYGVGEKVTVDGVSYMMFMVPGLLAMNSMVQGFSIAAEINIARFYWRVFEEFQAAPISHVAYVTGEVLFGITKALMGAGVIIILSWFFGVRFSYNVYFWLALFLNAFLFASIAVSLAMLVKSHADQALLVNFIITPMGFLGGTFFPLERMPHILREVLDYLPITHAAKAIRQALFNQPPAFDSYAVLLVLGVVFFIAAVFCVDRAKE, from the coding sequence ATGAGAGGCTGGATGGCGATATACTACAGGGAAATTCTGATTCTTAAACAGAGGTTCTTTCGTCAGTTGGCATCTATGTCCGTTATGCCGCTTCTTTATATAGTGGCTTTTGGCTATGGGGTTGGCGAAAAGGTTACTGTGGACGGCGTTAGTTACATGATGTTTATGGTTCCGGGACTGCTTGCCATGAACAGTATGGTGCAGGGATTTAGTATAGCCGCTGAAATTAACATTGCCAGGTTTTACTGGAGAGTCTTCGAAGAGTTTCAAGCCGCACCCATAAGTCATGTGGCGTATGTTACAGGGGAAGTGCTTTTTGGGATTACAAAAGCCCTGATGGGGGCCGGGGTTATAATCATACTGAGCTGGTTTTTTGGAGTTAGATTTTCTTATAACGTATATTTCTGGCTGGCTCTTTTCCTGAATGCCTTTCTTTTTGCTTCAATTGCAGTGAGTCTTGCTATGCTGGTAAAGTCTCATGCTGATCAGGCGCTTCTTGTAAACTTTATTATAACGCCCATGGGATTTCTGGGTGGTACTTTTTTTCCTCTTGAGCGCATGCCCCATATTTTGAGAGAAGTGCTTGATTATTTGCCAATAACCCACGCTGCTAAAGCTATTCGACAGGCTTTGTTTAATCAGCCGCCAGCTTTTGATTCTTACGCGGTTTTACTGGTTTTGGGGGTTGTGTTTTTTATAGCGGCCGTGTTTTGTGTGGATCGAGCTAAAGAATAA
- a CDS encoding DUF2703 domain-containing protein, with the protein MKRLEIEWRHLEKDGKTCCRCSETGKAVQIVHEKLAKELEPKGWKIVFKETILTEQEISESNSLYINGIAIENLLPNTTKSENCCDSCSDILGSPTKCRTLERNGQVFEAIPADMISEAVHKLIKSDEK; encoded by the coding sequence ATGAAGCGTTTAGAAATTGAATGGCGACATCTGGAAAAAGACGGCAAAACCTGTTGCAGATGTTCAGAAACCGGCAAAGCAGTTCAGATCGTTCATGAAAAATTGGCCAAAGAACTGGAGCCAAAGGGCTGGAAAATCGTTTTCAAAGAGACAATTCTTACAGAGCAGGAAATTTCGGAATCTAATAGTCTTTATATAAACGGCATCGCTATTGAAAACCTGCTACCTAATACAACCAAATCAGAAAATTGTTGTGACTCCTGTAGTGATATTCTTGGCTCCCCCACCAAATGCCGAACCTTAGAGAGAAATGGTCAGGTTTTTGAAGCCATACCGGCTGATATGATTTCTGAAGCAGTTCATAAGTTGATTAAATCTGATGAGAAATAG
- a CDS encoding HEPN domain-containing protein — protein MNRWRDWIEQSKRDFERAKLDLEYKYFEWACFTSQQAAEKALKALALKLGLILWGHSLVEITNILSTKINIPEDLKDKAKLLDIYYIPSRYPNGFPSGKPADYFTQKQAKEAIDAADDIIRFCAGHLYK, from the coding sequence ATGAATAGATGGAGAGACTGGATAGAACAGTCTAAAAGAGACTTTGAGCGGGCAAAATTAGATCTTGAATATAAATATTTTGAATGGGCATGTTTTACTTCACAACAGGCGGCAGAAAAGGCTTTGAAAGCTCTAGCTCTGAAGCTAGGTTTAATTCTGTGGGGACATTCTCTTGTGGAAATAACAAATATTTTATCGACAAAAATTAATATACCTGAAGATTTGAAGGACAAGGCAAAGCTGCTTGATATTTATTACATTCCCTCAAGGTATCCTAATGGGTTTCCTTCTGGAAAACCCGCAGATTACTTTACCCAAAAACAGGCGAAGGAAGCAATAGATGCGGCAGATGATATTATCAGGTTCTGTGCAGGCCATCTTTATAAATAG
- a CDS encoding nucleotidyltransferase domain-containing protein: MRQMILSGSVQAIFINREKVLDNLKELSRQALSKFPEIKEIRLFGSFAKGEETGLSDIDLFIVAEDQPENPVDRVKRYYSFFLDGLKIATDIIVAMPHELENFGYMLKGSMILVSRES; encoded by the coding sequence ATGCGGCAGATGATATTATCAGGTTCTGTGCAGGCCATCTTTATAAATAGAGAAAAAGTTTTGGATAATTTGAAAGAACTAAGCAGACAGGCTTTGTCTAAATTTCCAGAGATAAAAGAAATAAGGTTGTTTGGCTCCTTTGCGAAAGGGGAAGAGACGGGACTAAGTGATATTGATTTATTTATCGTGGCTGAAGACCAACCTGAAAATCCTGTTGACCGAGTTAAACGATATTACAGTTTCTTTTTGGACGGGCTTAAAATAGCTACGGATATAATTGTGGCAATGCCACATGAATTAGAGAATTTTGGATACATGTTAAAAGGAAGTATGATTTTGGTCAGCAGAGAATCATAG
- a CDS encoding metal-dependent hydrolase, whose protein sequence is MDYITHIVTGATGYRIIRTQSLPWTNGWKEQALTICGSFFFLASVLPDFDNISRLWGMEAYIIHHRGMTHSILFMVIIASIFGFLFGRFLKWAPAPGIFFSVLIGTTFHLYMDLITSYGTQLFWPFTNARLRLDWVFIVDPIYTIGIIFVLLGSALFIKKPKFDFSFQLSYNEQSPSQLSQKVILLRKMFVVAFILWIIVYPLFCATAKALTSAWINNSEKLHSKWYLMPDLGTPFVWKLITLEDNTYKVASVNIVDRKITFSDQTFTPLDGNLAKKAFEKLSSFRTYQWFAVYPYQRFWGKDKIVEIGDLRFFSPLQIVQNRRPIPPFTVFIHLSNSGSPEMLTYGSP, encoded by the coding sequence ATGGACTATATAACTCACATTGTTACAGGAGCTACCGGATACAGGATAATAAGAACTCAGAGCCTGCCCTGGACAAACGGTTGGAAAGAACAGGCTCTTACAATTTGTGGAAGTTTTTTCTTTTTGGCCTCAGTTTTACCGGACTTTGACAACATATCACGTTTGTGGGGCATGGAAGCTTATATAATTCATCACCGCGGCATGACTCATTCTATCCTCTTCATGGTGATTATAGCTTCCATTTTTGGATTTTTATTTGGCAGGTTCCTGAAGTGGGCTCCTGCACCCGGTATTTTCTTCTCAGTGCTTATAGGCACAACATTTCATCTTTACATGGATTTAATAACATCTTACGGCACTCAACTGTTCTGGCCCTTTACCAACGCACGCTTACGCCTAGATTGGGTTTTCATAGTGGATCCCATATACACAATCGGAATAATTTTTGTTCTTCTCGGATCCGCTTTATTTATTAAAAAACCAAAATTCGATTTCTCTTTTCAACTCTCTTACAATGAACAATCTCCCTCTCAACTTTCTCAGAAGGTTATCCTCTTAAGAAAAATGTTCGTTGTGGCTTTTATTCTATGGATAATAGTTTATCCTCTCTTTTGTGCTACCGCGAAGGCACTTACGTCAGCATGGATTAACAATTCAGAAAAACTTCATTCTAAATGGTATTTAATGCCAGACCTTGGGACTCCTTTCGTTTGGAAACTTATCACGTTGGAAGACAATACCTATAAAGTTGCTTCAGTGAATATAGTTGACAGAAAAATAACCTTCTCAGATCAGACCTTCACTCCCCTTGATGGCAATCTAGCCAAAAAAGCTTTTGAAAAACTTTCTTCTTTCCGAACTTATCAATGGTTTGCCGTTTATCCCTACCAACGGTTTTGGGGGAAAGATAAGATTGTCGAAATAGGAGACCTTCGGTTTTTCTCTCCGCTTCAGATAGTTCAAAATAGGCGGCCAATTCCACCTTTCACCGTGTTTATACATTTATCAAATTCTGGAAGTCCTGAGATGCTCACCTACGGATCTCCATGA